Genomic DNA from Candidatus Sphingomonas phytovorans:
CCGCTTCCTCGGCAGCGACACCGCACCCCAGGCGCTGGTGCCGGGCAAGGTCATGGCCTGGGACGTGCCGCTGCACGAGCGCGACCATGTCTTCCTCAAGGGCCACCGCATCATGGTTCAGGTCCAGTCGAGCTGGTTCCCGATGCTCGACCGCAACCCGCAGAAATTCGTGCCGAACATCGCCCGCGCCAAGCCCGGCGATTTCGTGAAGGCGATGCAGAAGATATGCGCCGGATCGAAGGTGACGCTGCCGGTGATGTGATCAGATCCTCCCCGTCCCGGGGAAGATCTGGATCAATTCTTCAGGCGCCAACCGGTCCTGAAGATCCACCCGACCAGCACGAGGCACGCCACCAGGAACAGCGCCGTCACGCCAAGGCTCACCACGACACTGACATCGCCCTTGTCGAAGAACGCCCAGCGGAATCCACTGACCAGATAGACGACCGGGTTGAACAGGCTGACCGTGCGCCACGGCTCGGGCAGCATGTCGATCGAGTAGAAGGCGCCACCAAGGAAGGTCAGCGGGGTGATCAGCAGCGCGGGCACGAAGCTCAATTGCTCGAACCCCTTGGCCCAGATGCCGATGATGAAGCCGAACAGGCTGAACGTCACGCTGGTCAGTACCAGGAAAGTCAGCATCGCCAGCGGGTGCGCGATGTGCAGCGGCACGAACAGCGCCGCGGTGGCGAGGATGATCAGCCCCAGCACGATCGACTTGGTCGCCGCCGCGCCGACATAGCCGACCACCATCTCCATCGCCGAGACGGGCGCCGAGAGAAGTTCGAACATGGTGCCGGTGAATTTGGGGAAATAAATGCCGATCGACGCATTGGAGATGCTCTGCGTCAGCAGCGACAGCATGATCAGGCCGGGCACGATGAAGCTGCCATAGCCGACCCCGCCAACCTCCTGCATGCGCGATCCGATCGCGCCGCCGAACACCACGAAATAAAGCGAGGTGGTGATGACCGGCGTGACCAGGCTCTGCCACAGGGTGCGCAGCGCGCGCGCCATCTCGAAGCGATAGATCGCCCAGATGCCGTGGGTGTTGATACCCGCACTCATGCCGCTTTCTCCGCCGGCTTGTGTTCGACAAGGTCGACGAAGATGTCCTCGAGCGAGCTCTTGTGAGTCTCCAGGTCCTTGTAACCGATGCCGAGCTCGCCGAGCTTGCCCAGCAGCGCCGGGATATGCTCGTCCTCCGCGTTGAAGCTATAGGCCAGCGTGCGGCCCTCATCGGCCAGTTCGACCTGCCATTCGCTCAGCGCAGCCGGCACGCTCGTCATCGGCTCCTGCAGCGAGATCAGCATCTGGCGCTTGCCCAGCCGCTTCATCAGGTCGGCCTTCTGCTCGACCAGGACGATCCTGCCCTTGTCGATCACGCCGACCCGGTCGGCCATCTCCTCCGCCTCGTCGATATAATGGGTGGTGAGGATGATGGTGGTGCCCTTCTCCCGCAGCCGGTGGATCAGCTTCCACATGTCGCGGCGAAGCGACACGTCGACGCCCGCGGTCGGCTCGTCGAGGAACAGGATGTCTGGTTCGTGGGACAGCGCCTTGGCGATCAGCACGCGGCGCTTCATGCCGCCCGACAATTCCATGATCTTGGACTTGCGCTTGTCCCACAATGACAGGTCGCGCAACACCTGCTCGATATAGGCATCGTGCCCGGCCCGCCCGAACAGGCGGCGGCTGAACCGGACGGTCGCCAGCACGGTCTCGAACATGTCGACCGACAGCTCCTGCGGCACCAGCCCGATCAGCCGGCGCGCCGAGCGATAATCGGTCAGCGCATCATGCCCCATCACCGTGACGCTGCCCGACGAGGGCGTGACGATCCCGCAGATGATGCTGATCAGCGTCGTCTTGCCCGCGCCGTTCGGCCCGAGCAGCGCGAAGATTTCGCCTTTCCTGATATCGAGATCGACCGGTTCGAGCGCACGGTGGCCGGACGCATAAGTCTTGGAGACGCCCTTTACGGACAGGATGGTTTCCATGGAGCCCCTTTTCGTTGGGGCACAAATAATGTCGCCATCGGGGCGGAACAACCGCCCCGCGAAAACTAGGGCGGATCGATAGTCACGGCCGCGACGCTCGCGGCGCGGCGTGTTGGTTCGCGCAGAGGCGCGGAGCACGCCGAGATGATCGCGCCGGTTGCATGGCCGGTTTGTTACAACCAGCCTGCCTCCAACAAACAGGCGTCGGGATCGCGTGGTCGCGCACGATATAGTCTCCGCGCACTCCGCGCCTCCGCGCGAAACCCCTGTTTGCTGCAACCACGGAAGACATCAATGTCGAGCCGGTCGGGGGCCGGGACCGCTAACTGGCGGCGCGTGCCGCCGCCACCGCCTTCTGCAGTTCCTCGAACGACAGGACCGAGGAGACGACATGATTCCCGATCACGAAACTCGGCGTGCCGGTCATGCCGAGCTGCCGCATGATCGCGAGGTTGCTGGCGATCTCCGCCTCCGCGCGCGGTGCGAACGCGGCGGCGCGCTGCATGTCGATACCAGCGGATTTCGCCGCGGTCGCCATGCTCTCCGGCGTCACCTGCCCGGCGGCGTACAGCGCGTCATGGAATGCCGTGAATTTGCCCTGGTCGGCGGCGGCAAGGCTCAACCTGGCGGCGGCGGCGCTTGTCTCGGCCAGGATCGGCAGCTCGCGATAGACCACTTTCACCTTGGGGTCTGACGCGATGAGCTGCGCGACATTGGGCAGGCTGGCGCGGCAATAGCCGCAATTATAATCGAAATATTCGACCACGGTGACGTCGCCGTTCGGATTGCCCGCCCAGGCGCTGCCGAACGGCTTCAGGATGGCATCGCTGTTCGCCGCGATCGCCTTGCCCGTCTCCCGCGCGCGCAGGCGGTCCATCGCCTCGGGGATGATCTCGGGATGGGCGAGCACATAATCGTGCACGACACGCTCGACCCGCGCCTGATCGGCACTGGCGAGCGAGGAGGGCGCGGCAAGCTGGACCAGCCACAGGGCGCCCGCGCCGACCAATGCAGCGACCAGCGCCAGCGCGGCGAGCGCCAGCGGATTTTTCGACAGGCGTTCGATCATCGGCGTTTATACTTCTTCGGGTTGTCGTCCATTTCGTTCTGCGCGGTCATGGCAATGTCCTGCGCGCGAATCCAGTCGCTGCTATTGGACGGGATCCCCTGCATCGCACCCCGCGCGGCATAGGCCGCGGTGCGGACATCGCCGGTCAGGCTCGCCTGCTCCGCCGTCGCGAGCAGGGCGCGCGGCTCGTCGCCCGACCGCGAATAAGCGGTGCCGAGCTGATACCAGGCGAACGGATTGTCGTCGTCGCGCGCCACTGCCTGGCGCAAGACCTTGATCGCCTCCGGATAGTTCGCCTTGTTGTCGGTCGCG
This window encodes:
- a CDS encoding ABC transporter permease, producing the protein MSAGINTHGIWAIYRFEMARALRTLWQSLVTPVITTSLYFVVFGGAIGSRMQEVGGVGYGSFIVPGLIMLSLLTQSISNASIGIYFPKFTGTMFELLSAPVSAMEMVVGYVGAAATKSIVLGLIILATAALFVPLHIAHPLAMLTFLVLTSVTFSLFGFIIGIWAKGFEQLSFVPALLITPLTFLGGAFYSIDMLPEPWRTVSLFNPVVYLVSGFRWAFFDKGDVSVVVSLGVTALFLVACLVLVGWIFRTGWRLKN
- a CDS encoding ABC transporter ATP-binding protein, producing METILSVKGVSKTYASGHRALEPVDLDIRKGEIFALLGPNGAGKTTLISIICGIVTPSSGSVTVMGHDALTDYRSARRLIGLVPQELSVDMFETVLATVRFSRRLFGRAGHDAYIEQVLRDLSLWDKRKSKIMELSGGMKRRVLIAKALSHEPDILFLDEPTAGVDVSLRRDMWKLIHRLREKGTTIILTTHYIDEAEEMADRVGVIDKGRIVLVEQKADLMKRLGKRQMLISLQEPMTSVPAALSEWQVELADEGRTLAYSFNAEDEHIPALLGKLGELGIGYKDLETHKSSLEDIFVDLVEHKPAEKAA
- a CDS encoding DsbA family protein, with the translated sequence MIERLSKNPLALAALALVAALVGAGALWLVQLAAPSSLASADQARVERVVHDYVLAHPEIIPEAMDRLRARETGKAIAANSDAILKPFGSAWAGNPNGDVTVVEYFDYNCGYCRASLPNVAQLIASDPKVKVVYRELPILAETSAAAARLSLAAADQGKFTAFHDALYAAGQVTPESMATAAKSAGIDMQRAAAFAPRAEAEIASNLAIMRQLGMTGTPSFVIGNHVVSSVLSFEELQKAVAAARAAS